Genomic window (Desulfitobacterium chlororespirans DSM 11544):
GGTGGGGAATCCCGCCATGGGCATTCCCTCCCTTATCGGAATCTTGCCCGGAATGTCCGCCATGGCCACTTCTATGATGAAGAAACAAATGGAGGAATTGGATATTCCACCAATTCCAGAATTCATTGAGATGATCTCTGATGCCGGAGGAAAACTCTATGCCTGCTTAGCCACTGTGGAGATGTTTAAGTTAAAAAAGGAAGACTTTTGCGATCAACTGGACAGTATCCTTACCGTAGGGGATTTTTATAATCTTTCTGCCGGGGGGCAGATCATATTTACTTGAACCATTAAAAAGAGGCACAAGGCTTTGATATGCTCCTCCTAAAGTAGACCATGGAAATATCCAAATCTACTTTAGGAGGATATTTTTATGGCCAAATCACCGCATAGTGCCGAATGGAAA
Coding sequences:
- a CDS encoding DsrE/DsrF/DrsH-like family protein → MADEEKIKKVSIIISKGSLEGVYPGLIMANGARMIGIEANLFFTFFGLNAITKSKMDSIKVATVGNPAMGIPSLIGILPGMSAMATSMMKKQMEELDIPPIPEFIEMISDAGGKLYACLATVEMFKLKKEDFCDQLDSILTVGDFYNLSAGGQIIFT